One genomic window of Sulfurovum lithotrophicum includes the following:
- a CDS encoding malate dehydrogenase, producing MAKGKKVTVIGTGNFGSTVAFILAMNGSCHHVMLRGRNYDIAKGKALDMSQAANAARQHTIVKAAKGPEDMEGSDVVIITAGAPRTPGMSRDDLLFKNADIVKCYAREIKEYAPDAIVIVVSNPLDVMTYVALKETGFPRQRVLGMAGILDAARMAHFIYEKLEYGAGQIRATVMGGHGDTMVPLPKFTTVAGVPIEDLLDSEEIGEIVRKTRNGGAEIVNLLGNGSAYYAPAKSTTVMVEAILKDTNQIHSCAIMLKNDYGYSDIVSGVPVMIGAGGAEKVINMALKPLQQTRFKNSVASVQEMVDTLYKANFFDDDKK from the coding sequence ATGGCAAAAGGAAAAAAAGTAACGGTAATCGGTACAGGTAATTTTGGTTCAACGGTCGCATTCATTCTTGCAATGAACGGTTCGTGTCACCATGTCATGCTCAGAGGGCGTAACTACGATATCGCTAAAGGTAAAGCGCTCGACATGTCACAGGCAGCCAATGCTGCAAGACAGCATACCATCGTCAAAGCGGCTAAAGGGCCTGAAGATATGGAAGGCTCCGATGTGGTCATCATCACTGCGGGTGCACCAAGAACACCGGGTATGAGCAGGGATGACCTTCTTTTCAAAAATGCAGATATCGTTAAATGCTATGCAAGAGAGATAAAAGAGTATGCTCCCGACGCAATTGTGATCGTTGTATCCAACCCCCTGGATGTTATGACCTATGTGGCACTCAAAGAGACAGGCTTCCCGAGACAGCGTGTACTCGGTATGGCGGGGATACTTGATGCAGCGAGAATGGCACACTTCATTTATGAAAAACTTGAGTACGGTGCCGGTCAGATCCGTGCAACAGTCATGGGAGGACACGGCGATACTATGGTACCGCTTCCAAAGTTCACCACGGTTGCCGGTGTACCTATCGAAGACCTCCTGGACTCGGAAGAGATCGGTGAGATCGTTAGAAAAACAAGGAACGGCGGTGCGGAGATCGTAAATCTTCTGGGTAACGGTTCGGCCTATTATGCACCGGCAAAATCCACGACTGTGATGGTTGAGGCGATCCTGAAAGACACCAACCAGATCCACTCCTGTGCCATCATGCTGAAAAATGATTATGGCTATTCCGATATCGTTTCAGGTGTACCTGTCATGATCGGTGCAGGCGGTGCGGAGAAGGTCATCAATATGGCACTTAAGCCGCTTCAGCAGACACGATTCAAGAATTCGGTTGCTTCGGTACAGGAGATGGTTGATACATTGTATAAAGCAAATTTTTTCGACGATGACAAGAAATAG
- a CDS encoding NADP-dependent isocitrate dehydrogenase, producing the protein MSKPTIIWSKIDEAPALATYSLLPIVSKFTNAAGVDVKTSDISLAGRVLAAMGLAEDELSKLGELVHKPEANIIKLPNISASIGQLKECIAELQSQGFDIPDFPENPETEEEKAVRAKYNPCLGSAVNPVLREGNSDRRAAAAVKKYAQQHPHRLKPFAENSKAYVAHMEGNGDFYGNEKSVTMDKAQTVKILLNGKELKTIDALESEILDATFMSAKALRAFIKKTIDDAKANGVLWSIHLKATMMKISDPIMFGHAFEVFFQEVFDKYADVFKELEVNPNLGMSDLEKKIAGHAKEAEIKAAFQAVVDADAPKIAMVDSDKGQTNFNASNDVIIDASMPVVVREGGKQWDRNGDAVECVAVIPDSTYAMFHQEMVADCVKNGQFDVTTMGNVANVGLMAQKAEEYGSHPTTFEIAEAGTVDVVNENGDVLMSHEVEAGDIWRMSRAKDIPIKDWVRLAVERARLTGNPTVFWLDENRAHDAEMIKKVNQYLKEHDTTGLDIKIMDVAAATRYTNERVRAGKDTISVTGNVLRDHLTDMYPILELGTSAKMLSIVPLLAGGGLFETGAGGSAPKHVDQFLAEGHLRWDSLGEFLALAESLRMEYQKSEDSKIGALTEALDKANQGYLDNDKAPSRKVGEADNKASHYYVALYWAEALETQTADAELAEKFAPVADALRKNEEKIIAELLAAEGSAKDIGGYYHPNDSKAEAAMRPSETLNSIIDAI; encoded by the coding sequence ATGTCTAAACCAACTATTATTTGGTCAAAAATCGATGAAGCTCCGGCTTTGGCAACCTATTCACTTCTTCCAATCGTAAGCAAATTTACGAATGCGGCAGGTGTCGATGTAAAAACAAGCGATATCTCTCTTGCAGGAAGAGTACTTGCTGCTATGGGCCTGGCTGAAGATGAACTTTCAAAGTTGGGTGAATTGGTACATAAACCTGAGGCTAACATTATTAAACTCCCAAATATTTCAGCTTCTATCGGCCAGCTCAAAGAGTGTATTGCTGAGCTGCAGTCTCAGGGATTCGATATTCCTGATTTCCCGGAAAACCCTGAAACAGAAGAAGAAAAAGCGGTCAGAGCAAAGTATAACCCTTGTCTCGGGTCTGCCGTTAACCCGGTACTTAGAGAAGGAAACTCTGACAGACGTGCAGCAGCAGCGGTTAAAAAGTATGCACAGCAGCATCCGCACAGACTCAAGCCGTTTGCTGAGAACTCCAAAGCGTATGTTGCGCACATGGAAGGTAACGGAGATTTCTACGGTAATGAGAAGTCAGTAACTATGGATAAGGCACAAACAGTCAAGATCCTGCTGAACGGTAAAGAGCTTAAAACGATCGATGCACTTGAGAGTGAAATTCTTGATGCAACTTTCATGTCAGCCAAAGCACTCAGAGCGTTCATCAAAAAAACGATCGATGATGCAAAAGCGAACGGTGTACTCTGGTCGATCCACCTTAAAGCAACAATGATGAAGATCTCTGACCCGATCATGTTCGGTCATGCCTTCGAAGTATTCTTCCAGGAAGTGTTCGACAAATATGCAGATGTTTTCAAAGAACTCGAAGTCAACCCTAACCTTGGTATGTCAGACCTTGAGAAGAAGATCGCTGGTCATGCAAAAGAAGCTGAGATCAAAGCGGCATTCCAGGCAGTGGTGGATGCCGATGCTCCAAAGATCGCTATGGTCGATTCTGACAAAGGTCAGACGAACTTCAATGCTTCCAACGATGTAATCATCGATGCCTCTATGCCGGTAGTGGTAAGAGAGGGTGGTAAGCAGTGGGACAGAAATGGTGATGCAGTTGAATGTGTAGCGGTCATCCCTGACAGTACCTACGCAATGTTCCATCAGGAAATGGTAGCGGACTGTGTCAAGAATGGACAGTTTGATGTCACGACTATGGGTAATGTTGCAAACGTTGGTCTTATGGCACAAAAAGCGGAAGAGTACGGTTCTCACCCGACTACATTCGAGATCGCTGAAGCCGGGACGGTTGATGTTGTCAACGAGAATGGTGATGTATTGATGAGCCATGAAGTAGAGGCTGGAGATATCTGGAGAATGTCACGTGCCAAAGACATCCCGATCAAAGACTGGGTAAGACTGGCAGTTGAAAGAGCGAGACTTACAGGAAATCCTACAGTATTCTGGTTGGATGAGAACAGAGCACACGATGCAGAAATGATCAAGAAGGTCAATCAGTATCTTAAAGAACATGATACAACAGGTCTTGATATCAAGATCATGGATGTAGCTGCAGCGACAAGATACACCAACGAAAGAGTAAGAGCAGGTAAAGATACCATCTCTGTAACAGGAAACGTTCTCAGAGACCACCTGACAGATATGTATCCGATCCTTGAGCTTGGTACTTCTGCAAAAATGCTTTCTATCGTTCCACTGCTTGCAGGCGGAGGACTTTTTGAAACAGGTGCAGGTGGTTCAGCACCTAAGCACGTAGACCAGTTCCTTGCAGAAGGTCACCTCAGATGGGATTCACTTGGTGAGTTCCTTGCTTTGGCTGAATCACTCAGAATGGAATATCAGAAATCCGAAGACAGCAAAATCGGTGCATTGACGGAAGCACTTGACAAAGCGAACCAGGGATACCTTGACAATGACAAGGCACCATCAAGAAAAGTAGGAGAAGCTGATAACAAAGCATCTCATTACTATGTAGCACTTTACTGGGCAGAAGCACTTGAAACACAGACAGCGGATGCTGAACTGGCTGAGAAATTCGCTCCTGTGGCAGATGCACTCAGAAAGAACGAAGAGAAGATCATTGCTGAATTGCTTGCAGCTGAAGGTTCTGCAAAAGATATCGGTGGTTATTACCATCCGAATGATTCCAAAGCGGAAGCGGCAATGAGACCGTCTGAAACACTTAACAGTATTATTGACGCTATCTAA